CCATGACATGTGATACTTAAGATGTATTGTGGCATTCTCCATGTTCTAGAAATTACGGaacaataaaatatgtgtttCTGGATAATATGTGTAGGAGGAACCAGTGAAGAAACATAGTAGAAAACCATGTAAAAAAGCAGTAGAAAAACAGTTCAGAAACCAAGCACAAAATGTGCAGCAGAAGACGATGCAGAAACAcggttgtaaaaaaaatatgcagtAGGAACCGCTAGGCTGCAATCCAACGCCGGACCAGAAAATAGCCCAAAACTGCCATGTACAAGGCCGCTTAGTTTGGAAAGGAAAAGAGCCTTTTCTGCCTTACCAAGCCTCAACAGCCCATACGGGCCTCCTGTCCATGGCCGGTCTCCACCTTTCGTCAAATTGCGGCCATTGGCGATTACTACGCCAGCATACAGGCTACAGCACTGCCTTGTGGAGGAGTGGATCTCCGGTGAGCACGAAGACGAGCTCCCATGGCGCACGGGGGCGGATACGCCTGGGCTCTCGCGGCGGGCCTcaacgccgcgctcgccgccatcTCCGCCAAGTTCTTCGCGCCTACGGTACTAAACCAaccctctcctcccctccgaTCTGAACCTTTTTTTCCTCCACCTTACCTCCTGCAAGTCTGCAATCCTCTTTAGATTGCTCTAGTCCTTCGGGATATTTAGTTATTGATGTTCAGTTCATGTACATGAATTGCTGTCTCAGCCGTGCCAAGTTAGCGATTAGCGAATTCGATGGTATATATTCGAGTATGGATGTGGcagtctgaactctgaagccTGAAcctaacttttggaagtatGGTTGATTTTTATGGTGAACACCTGAGTGTTCGTTTCTCCCACTGGCCTGCTAGTAGTACTACAATACTGCCTATTTAGAGCATATGTTGATTCTGTCACGGAAGACTGTTGTCTTGCCTTGCACAGTTGCTGAAATACGTCCTGGTGGTACTCTTCAACGTGACAATGTGGGGGTGCTACGTCAACAGCCTCAAAGCTTTGTCGTCCCTCCAGGCAACGGTCACGAACTTCGCAGCCAACTTCATCTCGTCAGGTCTTGCGGGGTATTTCCTGTTTGAGGAGCCCCTGCCTTCCAAGGTAACTTTTGACAATTCTCCATTTTCTGTAGCTGGTGGTAGCTCAAATTGGCATTTTAAGTTATATCCATATGGTAAGGAAATTCAGTGTTTGATAATGAAGATAAACTCGATGACTTAATTTTGATAAATGCTAAGTAGTTACTACTTACTAGGTGACAATGCTTTTTTTGAGCTACCGGTGAGAATACTTGCGATGAAGATAATTCTGCTATTGCCATTTTTGATGACTTGGTTttgcaagaaaataaataaaatagctGCAGTCAGTCTCGGCCTTTTGACTTGGAGCTGTTTCCATACAGTGGTTTGCAGGTGCTAGTCTGATCATGCTTGGAGTGTTTATCCTCAGCAAATCAAGCATTGAGAAGAAACAGAGCTCTGATTAAGTGGAAGTTGCTGACAGAGTGTTAGTTTTGTCTAAATTTTGCAGCTTATACCTCTATATCCATTGGATGTTTGTCCATCCTAATGCAGTGCTAAAATTTGTACCCTTAGTTGCACATTTCTTCTCAGCTCATCGACTAACTGATACAACTTGTCATGTTTCCTTCAAGTTGAGATGCACCACCCATGTTGTAATTTGTAAGTATAAACGAGCGCACGATCTAAGatttttttggtttatttCCATGAGGAGGACATTCAAACTGTTGTAGTGCTATGAGAGAATATTTTCATTTCTCCCGTAGTAAATTTGCGCAACTGCAGTTAAGCTGCTCTCTTACTATTTCCAGTCACATCTGACGTTGATCAGACCGGACCCTATCACCAATTAACCGGTGACAATGGCATAATCCTGTAGAACAGAAATTTTGACACCTATTGCTAATGCTATTTCAAATCTGGACAAAACTGCTTCTGCTACCGCCCAGCGATAAATAGCTTTCCATTCACTGTGCAAGATGTATAAATCTCTGTGATTGCACCAGAAAATCTCCCATTCCACAATGGCTCCTGAGACCTGAGTGACAGATCATGTTCCTCTGACGCGACAACCCTTTGGTCGGATGCGCCACGGAAAGCAGCTTCTGCATTTGCCGGGGCCTCCCGGTCCAGGAGACAGCAAAACATGCTTATGGTATCTGCTTCATCATCTGTGCTCGTTTAGCCGTTCCATTCATCTGCAGGAGAATGTTCTTGGCAGTTGGCTGATCTTTCGTTATCGTCACAGTTCTTCTGCTCGGCAGTAATACGAGCGACAGCATCATTGTTGATGAGGAAGTTGTACGCGTGGTCATGCTATCAATTAGGCCAATATCACCATCAGTATCTTTGTCAGGCAGCCGGGAAAAATAGCAGAAAATTATGCAAGCGTGGAAAAGAAATGGAACAACAGCCGGTGAGGTCTTGATGCGGATGATGATGGGAATGCGTGTCTTCCTGGTTGTGCTGAATGGATGAATGGCTCCGACGATAGAGTCCCAGATCGATGTTAATTTCGGGCATCCTAGAAAAGAGAAGCAGGTGCGTTTCATTTGAGCATAGCAGCCCTTTTGGCCTGGGAGGATATATGGAGGATGGAACGTCGCCTTGGCAGCAATGGCGCTTGTGTTGACTAGCGTACCGTGCAAGTTTGGTCGCGACGACGCGACGGAAATATTCCCGAGGACAAAACGGGGTAGGGCCGGCTGGGATTTCGTGGTGGACAGAGTTCGCCATCTAAGATTCCGAGggtctgtttttgttttgttttacaaCGTGGGAATTCTTGGCAGTGCGATACCATATTTCCACTGGCGGATGAGATAAGTTGTCGTAGTAGGAGTAAgaaggaaacagaaaaagggCGGATGCGATGGGCATCACAAAGTGCTACGTTGCATTTTAGTGGTGCCTTGGTGAGCAAAAAGACGAGGACGCTGAGCAACTGACAGTCGTGTAAGGGCAAATCCAGCGGGAAGACTCATTTTCGGTCTATCTTGTGGTCATTTTGGTCTGTTTGGTTCACGGTCCGAACAGCTCAAAGGACTTTGTCCGTTTAGACCTGCCAGTTGCACCAACGTGGCCACCCATTTGGTCATCTTTGCTGGTCACAGACATGCAGGTCATGGGAGGAAAGAGAGCGAAACGAGGACAAGCACAAGTGCAGTGCAAACGTGCTGTCCGCCGTGACCCGTTTCTAAACCTAAATTTGGAATGAAAATGGGTCACGGCGGACCTGCTGGAAACGTATTCTGTCCACATATCTTCTCGCTGGGCTTGCCCTAACGGTGCAAGCGTGAAGCTAGCGTAGGAACACCTCGATCTATGCCCGTGCCCGGACCAAGCGAGGAACGCCGAAGAATCACCCAGCAGTAAATCCGTCGCGCTCATTGCTGGGAGCAGCGTGGCGAGCCCGGCCACGCTT
This is a stretch of genomic DNA from Brachypodium distachyon strain Bd21 chromosome 1, Brachypodium_distachyon_v3.0, whole genome shotgun sequence. It encodes these proteins:
- the LOC100834140 gene encoding uncharacterized protein LOC100834140 — its product is MAHGGGYAWALAAGLNAALAAISAKFFAPTLLKYVLVVLFNVTMWGCYVNSLKALSSLQATVTNFAANFISSGLAGYFLFEEPLPSKWFAGASLIMLGVFILSKSSIEKKQSSD